AGGTTTAGCACACATGAATGCAGCACACAAGGTCTTGTGACTAATACGGCAGCGACATTCCCACTTGTATGATACATTGACCAAGCATACAATTTTTGAGTTTATTATCTGATCACATGTAGGAGCCTTCATTTCCGttaattgttttaataagttcATTAAAGTTTGTAGACTGACTAAATTATTCCAAAAAGTACCTCAATTGTCAGACTGACAATACGTCGGCTTctttaaaaatgcaaagaaatctTTTTGGTCGGGTCTGGAAGCCAGTTCAAAGGTCTCCTGATGTTACCTTTTGAACTGAATGTCAAATTCTTGCTCTATTCAAGTTTGAACGTCATTTGCTTGGATTTGTTAGCCTTAATCTTACCTTTCGATCCCAACTGTCATTCAGACATCTTGTGTCAAATTGaaaatgcatacatttcttACCCAGTCAATAAAAgtttgaagacaaaaatgaaGATTGTCTCATGAGTTTCTACCTTTAGCCATATTTTGTTAAGATTGCAAATAGATCCAGGACTGGTCTGAGATATAGTGACATCAAATGCACTCGTGTCGGTCTCAGACATCAGCTACCGCCGCCATCTTCTATGAGATCGCTACCTTGATACTGCGTGTGCAGGTCTCTCAGCAGCAGCGACAGGTAACAATGGCTGGCGGACAGCAAAACCCGTACCCAGCTCTCCACAGTGTCCTCTTCCCCTGCCGCAAACTGGTAGCTCTTAAATCCAGGCCCCCGGAAGACCAAACCGAAGCAGAAGCGTCCGTCGGTGTCCGCTCGCCGCACCGCGCATCCCTCCAGCACGATGACACCCAACAGGCGGCGGTCTGCGGGCCGCTCCTGGTAGAAGAGCAGGTTTCCTTTCAGGATGAACCAGCGCCGATGGTATGAGCCGTTTTTCTGTTTCTGCGAGGATGATGGGATTATTTGAGGTTTTGCTTCAAATTGAGCTGATTTTTGGATGTTTCGCTTGGGACCTTTTTGAAGAGATATCCTTCATTGTCAACCGGTGACGTGCAGGATTGGTAATGAGTCAAAATCTTCTTGTGGAGCTTCATAACAACACTAAAAGGAAGGGAACATGCTTTTGATAGGAAACCTAATCCCCAACCAGGACTCTCCCTTCCAGCTAACCGCAACCCATATCTACCCTATAAACCCCAATCTCGCCCTGACCCTAATccttaaccctaaccccattttTACCATAATATTAACCTTACTCTCCCGTAACTCTAACCTTAGACCCCAACTGTTCCCCTAACGGCAACCAGTAACCCGTAACGATAACCCTACTCTACCCAAACGCTACCCTAAACCCAACCTAGGCTTAACCTCGACACTAAATCAAACCCAAAACCACTAACCCTCTGTTAAACCTATAGCAAACACTCCTTGTGTGTATTATGCAAAGCGGACTATAGTGACATCCATGACTCACCTCTGCCAATGCTGAGTCCCTAACACGGTCCCTTTGACACCCTCAT
This Phycodurus eques isolate BA_2022a chromosome 16, UOR_Pequ_1.1, whole genome shotgun sequence DNA region includes the following protein-coding sequences:
- the pheta2 gene encoding sesquipedalian-1; protein product: MKEMFNEGVKGTVLGTQHWQSVVMKLHKKILTHYQSCTSPVDNEGYLFKKKQKNGSYHRRWFILKGNLLFYQERPADRRLLGVIVLEGCAVRRADTDGRFCFGLVFRGPGFKSYQFAAGEEDTVESWVRVLLSASHCYLSLLLRDLHTQYQDLKPHQSSGESPCSNLNLGPPPPSSSLSPSAVVIKKSPKPWHRWNAHVTPLNVPTPPSYGEWPLVSFDPRDDFFKLHEFYGQEVKKAHEEWLTGRQPPEENVQEDLINLS